The Phycisphaerales bacterium AB-hyl4 genome includes a window with the following:
- the urtB gene encoding urea ABC transporter permease subunit UrtB produces MAITLLAMPAPVQAQTLDAEDIGADAAPLDELADDIDRVPAELRDLLRTAVTETDRSERADRFTQLARQGDGRLVPALEAFRAGLLAIRDDDTLVIYGSRTEVDNRGEVYPILDAFNEQPLRDDNDQPLYADSLGDVGEMLRAARPDRRMLGELISALSLRHPDPERRRRAIVRAGDRADDALLAQLKVQLDEEPTRQFRTYLRESIARIELDTGDRDTQLAAAQQLGEIGGVRGARSLAAAIERATEADDDQLLAVATTALDRVNSRAQRLRWVRYTLEGLSIGSILILMALGLAIIFGLMGVINMAHGEFMMIGAFTTFVVANLFRAYLPPAVFDYYLVVAIPAAFLVAGTVGLLCEKLVIRHLYGRPLETLLATWGIGLILMQSARVWFGDTNRILSPSWLHGNWEVVHDLNLAYNRLFVFIFAGLCVLVTWLVIQRTKMGLLLRATVQDRMMAASLGVSTRRVDGLTFALGTGLAGLAGCGVVFMDNLTPQMGQRYIVDSFLVVVSGGVGNLFGAVSAGLGLGLLNKYIEPFTNAVYAKVIVLLIVIMFLQWRPSGLFAAKGRAALDA; encoded by the coding sequence ATGGCGATCACACTCCTCGCCATGCCCGCGCCCGTTCAGGCGCAAACGCTCGACGCCGAAGACATCGGCGCTGACGCCGCACCACTCGACGAACTTGCCGACGACATCGACCGTGTGCCCGCCGAGCTGCGCGACCTGCTGCGTACCGCCGTCACCGAAACCGACCGCAGCGAGCGTGCCGACCGCTTCACGCAACTCGCACGCCAGGGCGACGGCCGACTCGTCCCCGCGCTCGAAGCCTTCCGCGCAGGCCTGCTCGCCATCCGCGACGACGACACCCTCGTCATCTACGGCTCACGCACCGAAGTCGACAACCGCGGCGAGGTCTACCCCATCCTCGACGCATTCAACGAGCAACCCCTCCGCGACGACAACGACCAACCGCTCTACGCGGACAGCCTCGGCGACGTCGGCGAAATGCTCCGCGCCGCCCGCCCCGACCGCCGCATGCTCGGCGAGCTGATCTCCGCCCTTTCATTGCGACACCCCGACCCCGAGCGCCGACGTCGCGCAATCGTCCGCGCAGGCGATCGCGCCGACGACGCCCTGCTCGCACAGCTGAAGGTCCAGCTCGACGAAGAGCCCACGCGACAGTTCCGCACTTACCTGCGCGAATCGATCGCCCGCATCGAACTCGACACCGGCGACCGCGACACCCAACTCGCCGCAGCGCAACAGCTCGGCGAGATTGGCGGCGTCCGCGGCGCTCGCAGCCTCGCCGCCGCCATCGAACGTGCAACCGAAGCCGACGACGACCAACTGCTCGCCGTCGCCACCACCGCCCTCGACCGCGTCAACAGCCGTGCCCAACGCCTCCGCTGGGTCCGCTACACGCTCGAAGGCCTCTCCATCGGCAGCATCCTCATCCTCATGGCACTCGGCCTGGCGATCATCTTCGGACTCATGGGCGTCATCAACATGGCCCACGGCGAGTTCATGATGATCGGCGCGTTCACCACCTTCGTCGTCGCCAACCTCTTCCGCGCCTACCTCCCCCCGGCCGTCTTCGATTACTACCTCGTCGTCGCCATCCCCGCCGCCTTCCTCGTCGCCGGCACGGTTGGCCTGCTGTGCGAAAAGCTCGTCATCCGCCATCTCTACGGCCGACCGCTCGAAACGCTCCTCGCCACATGGGGCATCGGACTCATCCTCATGCAATCCGCGCGCGTCTGGTTCGGCGATACCAACCGCATCCTCTCGCCCTCCTGGCTGCACGGTAACTGGGAAGTCGTTCACGACCTCAACCTCGCCTACAACCGCCTGTTCGTCTTCATCTTCGCCGGCCTCTGCGTGCTCGTCACCTGGCTGGTCATCCAACGCACGAAGATGGGCCTGCTCCTTCGCGCAACCGTGCAGGATCGCATGATGGCCGCATCGCTCGGCGTGTCCACTCGACGTGTCGACGGCCTGACCTTCGCGCTCGGCACGGGCCTCGCCGGCCTCGCAGGCTGCGGCGTCGTCTTCATGGACAACCTCACACCCCAGATGGGCCAACGCTACATCGTCGACAGCTTCCTCGTCGTCGTCTCCGGCGGCGTCGGCAACCTCTTCGGCGCCGTCAGCGCAGGCCTCGGCCTCGGACTGCTCAACAAGTACATCGAACCATTCACCAACGCGGTCTACGCCAAGGTCATCGTCCTGCTGATCGTCATCATGTTCCTGCAATGGCGGCCCTCCGGCCTCTTCGCCGCCAAAGGAAGGGCTGCCCTCGATGCCTGA
- the urtC gene encoding urea ABC transporter permease subunit UrtC: MPESTTTTITPPAHQPAQVTKPTRPLRASTNSEGELIQPEVDPAVRRFRLTALLFLTGVVIIALPALNLMGLIDTHNMNRIGRYMCFVLVALGIDLIWGYTGVLSLCQAFFFCLGGYAIGMHLSLPEGGGDVRPEYNNIPQFFHFSNVRELPLFWEPFASLPFAIAAGMLIPATIAGVFGFFIFRSRVRGVYFAIITQALAWAAALTFARNELLLGGSNGLTNFNRSLNQSQVWVLGLYLLTAGTIIVAFLGCRSLTRSRLGRILIATRDNESRLRFAGYRPEWFKLFVFIIAAVLAGVGGMLYVPQNGIITPNLMRVEDSIWMIVWVALGGRGRLWGAVFGAMVVGLTYSMMTSDLPQAWPFIQGAMFLAVVLLFPNGLVGLWDKLEKEIAAGRNAYRVLIAMLLVFTVFLLDRKGIIPDAMRWPADVRFDLPYWLLAAALLVTLWGRVAVAAIPLATIFVFILADAVGAMPNAMRADFLGLPMKYPVVIAILAAVALYYLIRDGRQHAIDTLQSNLASLRTFLGGKEGTQS, from the coding sequence ATGCCTGAATCAACCACCACCACAATCACACCGCCGGCCCACCAGCCTGCTCAAGTCACCAAGCCGACCAGGCCCCTACGCGCATCGACCAACAGCGAAGGCGAACTCATCCAACCCGAAGTCGACCCCGCCGTCCGCCGATTCCGCCTTACCGCCCTGCTCTTTCTCACCGGCGTCGTCATCATCGCCCTGCCCGCGCTCAACCTCATGGGCCTGATCGACACGCACAACATGAACCGCATCGGCCGATACATGTGCTTCGTCCTCGTCGCACTCGGCATCGACCTCATCTGGGGCTACACCGGCGTCCTCTCGCTCTGCCAGGCCTTCTTCTTCTGCCTCGGCGGATATGCCATCGGCATGCACCTCTCACTGCCCGAAGGCGGCGGCGACGTTCGCCCCGAGTACAACAACATCCCCCAGTTCTTCCACTTCTCCAACGTCCGCGAGCTGCCCCTGTTCTGGGAGCCGTTCGCTTCATTACCCTTCGCCATCGCCGCCGGCATGCTCATCCCCGCCACCATCGCCGGCGTGTTCGGCTTCTTCATCTTCCGCTCACGCGTGCGCGGCGTTTACTTCGCCATCATCACACAGGCCCTCGCGTGGGCTGCCGCCCTCACATTCGCCCGCAACGAACTGCTGCTCGGCGGAAGCAACGGCCTGACCAACTTCAATCGCAGCCTCAACCAATCACAAGTCTGGGTGCTCGGCCTCTACCTGCTCACCGCTGGCACCATCATCGTCGCCTTCCTCGGCTGCCGATCGCTCACCCGATCACGCCTCGGCCGTATCCTCATCGCCACCCGCGACAACGAGTCACGCCTTCGCTTCGCAGGCTATCGACCCGAGTGGTTCAAGCTCTTCGTCTTCATCATCGCCGCTGTCCTCGCAGGCGTCGGCGGCATGCTCTACGTCCCGCAAAACGGCATCATCACACCCAACCTCATGCGCGTCGAAGACTCCATCTGGATGATCGTCTGGGTCGCCCTCGGCGGACGCGGACGACTCTGGGGCGCCGTCTTCGGCGCAATGGTCGTCGGCCTCACCTACTCCATGATGACCTCCGACCTCCCGCAGGCCTGGCCCTTCATCCAGGGCGCGATGTTCCTCGCCGTCGTGTTGCTCTTCCCCAACGGACTCGTCGGCCTGTGGGATAAGCTGGAAAAAGAAATCGCCGCTGGCCGAAACGCCTACCGCGTACTCATCGCAATGCTGCTCGTCTTCACCGTCTTCCTGCTCGACCGCAAGGGCATCATCCCCGACGCGATGCGCTGGCCCGCCGACGTCCGCTTCGATCTGCCCTACTGGCTCCTCGCCGCCGCCCTGCTCGTCACCCTCTGGGGCCGCGTCGCCGTCGCCGCCATCCCGCTCGCGACCATCTTCGTCTTCATCCTCGCCGACGCCGTCGGCGCGATGCCCAACGCAATGCGTGCCGACTTCCTCGGCCTGCCCATGAAGTACCCCGTCGTCATCGCCATCCTCGCCGCGGTCGCCCTTTACTACCTCATCCGCGACGGCAGGCAGCACGCTATCGACACGCTCCAATCCAACCTCGCCAGCCTCCGCACCTTCCTCGGCGGCAAGGAAGGAACGCAATCATGA
- the urtA gene encoding urea ABC transporter substrate-binding protein, whose translation MLLVTAAASPARADEEPIKVGILHSLTGTMAISETSLRDVALMTIDEINAEGGVLGRQLEAVVIDPASDWDLFAESARELLLDHEVDVVFGCWTSVSRKAVLPVFEQHNGLLFYPVQYEGEEQSPNIFYTGATPIQQLIPGAAYLMSEDGGGFEKFYLLGTDYVFPRTANAILRAYLISEGVPEENIREEYTPFGHADYQSIVGRIRELARDGNTAVLSTINGDSNVPFYREFANQGLDPFEVPIMAFSVSEEELRAMEAESLVGHLAAWNYFQSVDTPENEEFVQKFRDYAQANNLPGGSSRVVNDPMEGTYFGLKVYAAAVEAAGTTDVDAVREAVLGMEFDAPGGPKKMHAENMHTWKPVYIGEILADGQFEIIWESDGLVEPESFSSYLQDE comes from the coding sequence ATGCTCCTCGTCACCGCCGCTGCCTCACCCGCACGCGCCGACGAAGAGCCCATCAAGGTCGGCATCCTCCACTCACTCACCGGCACCATGGCCATCAGCGAAACCTCGCTCCGCGACGTCGCGCTGATGACCATCGACGAAATCAACGCCGAGGGCGGCGTGCTCGGCCGACAGCTCGAAGCCGTGGTCATCGACCCCGCCTCCGACTGGGACCTCTTCGCCGAGAGCGCCCGCGAACTGCTGCTCGACCACGAGGTCGACGTCGTGTTCGGCTGCTGGACCTCCGTCAGCCGAAAGGCTGTCCTCCCCGTCTTCGAACAGCACAACGGACTGCTGTTCTACCCCGTCCAGTACGAAGGTGAAGAGCAAAGCCCCAACATCTTCTACACCGGCGCAACGCCCATCCAGCAGCTGATCCCCGGCGCTGCTTACCTCATGAGCGAAGACGGCGGCGGCTTCGAAAAGTTCTACCTCCTCGGCACGGACTACGTCTTCCCCCGCACCGCCAACGCCATCCTCCGCGCTTACCTGATCTCCGAAGGCGTGCCGGAAGAAAACATCCGCGAAGAGTACACCCCCTTCGGCCACGCCGACTACCAGTCCATCGTCGGCCGAATCCGCGAACTCGCCCGCGACGGCAACACCGCCGTGCTCTCCACCATCAACGGCGACTCCAACGTCCCGTTCTATCGCGAGTTCGCCAACCAGGGCCTCGACCCCTTTGAAGTGCCCATCATGGCCTTCTCCGTCTCCGAAGAAGAGCTCCGCGCCATGGAAGCCGAATCCCTCGTCGGCCACCTCGCCGCGTGGAACTACTTCCAGTCCGTCGACACGCCCGAGAACGAAGAGTTCGTCCAGAAGTTCCGCGACTACGCCCAGGCCAACAACCTGCCCGGCGGCAGCAGCCGTGTCGTCAACGACCCGATGGAAGGCACGTACTTCGGCCTGAAGGTCTACGCCGCCGCCGTCGAAGCCGCCGGCACGACCGACGTCGACGCCGTCCGCGAAGCCGTGCTCGGCATGGAATTCGACGCCCCAGGCGGCCCGAAGAAAATGCACGCCGAAAACATGCACACCTGGAAGCCGGTCTACATCGGTGAAATCCTCGCCGACGGCCAGTTCGAAATCATCTGGGAATCCGACGGCCTCGTCGAGCCCGAGTCCTTCAGCAGCTACCTGCAGGACGAATAA